GCACGGGCTCCCGCTGCAGACAGGGTGCTGGTGCGTGTGGGGTAGGCTCTTTGGGGCAGCCCCTGCCTGGCCTGGATGCGGACCTCAGTGGGGACTCTGCACTGGAGCCCGGCCCCGCCTCCGAGGTCACAGAAAGGGGAAACCCGAGCCCCTGGTTTGCTCTTTGGCCTACCTCAGGGCGAGCGGCAGGATGTGCCCTCCTAGCCCCCTGGGGTGCTGGCTCAAGGCCCCCAGCCCGGGAATTCTCACCCCCTAGGGCCTCCTTTGGGGCTGAGCAGGACCCAGCTGTGTGGGCAGTGCGCACACGGGCCCCGGGATGGGTTCCCTGCTCAGGTGCCAACAGGACCGCCACTGCTTCCTCTCCAGCAGAGACAGGAGTGGGTGGGGCCATGGCCTCCGTGGCAGGCTCAGGGCATTCTAGGGCCTCTCTGGCAGGTTCTGGAGGTTCTAGGGCTGCTACGATAGGCCGAGGGAGTTCCAGGACCTCCATGGCAGGCTCAGAATGTTCCAGAGCCTCCGTGGCAGGCTCTGGGTGTTCCGGGGCCTCCGTGGCAGGCTCTGGNNNNNNNNNNGCCTCCGTGGCAGGCTCTGGGTGTTCCGGGGCCTCCGTGGCAGGCTCTGGGTGTTCTGGGGCCTCTTTGGTAGGCTCTGGGTGTTCCGGGGCCTCCTTGGCAGGCTCAGGGTGTTCCGGGGCCTCCTTGGCAGGCTCAGGGTGTTCCGGGGCCTCCGTGGCAGGCTCTGGGTGTTTCGGGGCCTCCTTGGCAGGATCAGTGTGTTCCGGGGCCTCTATGGCAGGCTCAGGCTGTTCTGGGGCCTCCGTGCCAGCCTCAGGGTGTTCCGGGGCCTCCGTGCCAGGCTCAGGCTGTTCCGGGGCCTCCGTGCCAGGCTCAGGCTGTTCTGGGGCCTCCGTGCCAGACTCAGGCTGTTCTGGGGCCTCCGTGGCAAGCTCAGCCTGTTCCCGGGTCTCAGTTGCAGCCTCAGGGCATTCTGTGGTCTCTGTGGTAGGCTCAGAATGTTCCAGGGCCTCTGTGGTAGGCTCTGGGTATTCTGGGGCCTCCATGGCAGGCCCAGGATGGTCCGGGGTCTCTGGGATGGACTCAGGGTGTTCTGGGGTCTCTGTGGTAGTCTTGGGGTGCTCCAGAGCCTCCATAGCAGGCTCTGAGTGTTCTGGGGCCTCCATAGCAGGCTCTGAGTGTTCTGGGGCCTCCCTGGCAGGCTGTGGGTGTTCTGGGGCCTCCATGGCAGGCTCTGGGTGTTCCGGAGCCTCCGTGGCAGGCTCAGGGTGTTCCAGGGTCTCCGTGGCAGGCTCAGGCTGTTCCTGGGTCTCAGTTGCAGCCTCAGGGCATTCTGTGGTCTCCGTGGCAGGCTCAGAATGTTCTAGGGCCTCTGTGGCAGGGCCAGGATGTTCCGGGGTCTCTGGGATGGACTCAGGGTGTTCTGGGGCCTCTGTGGTAGTCTTGGGGTGCTCCAGGGCCTCCATAGGTTCAGGAAGTTCTAGAGCATCTGTGGTAGGCTCAGAATGTTCCAGGGCCTCTGTGACACGCTCAGAGTGTTTTGGGGTCTTGGTGACAGGCCCAGGATGTTCCAGGGCCTCTGTGACAGCCTCAGGGTATTCTGGGGCCTCCATGGCAGGCCCAGGATGTTCCAGGATCTCTGTGACAGGCTCAGAATGTTCCAGGGCATCTGTGACAGGCTCAGAGTGGTCTGGGCTCTCGGTGACAGGCCCAGCATGTTCTGGGGTCTCTGTGACAGGCTCAGGGTGTTCTGGGGTCTCTGTGACAGACTCAGGGTGTTCTGGAGCCTCTGTGACAGGCTCAGAGTGTTCTGGGGCTTCTGTGGCAAGCTCAGAGCATTCTGGGGCCTCTATGACAGGCTCAGAATGTTCCAGAGCCTCTGTGACAGGCTTAGAGTGTTCTGGGGTCTCGGTGACGGGCCCAGGATGTTCCGGAGCCTCTGTGACAGACTCAGGGTGTCCTGGGGTCTCGGTGACAGGCCCAGGATGTTCTGGGGCCTCTGTGACAGACTCAGGGTGTCCTGGGGTCTCAGTGACAGACTCAGGGTGTTCTGGGGTCTCCGTGACAGACCCAGGATGTTCTGGGGCCTCTGTGGCAGGCCCAGGATGTTCTGGGGTCTCTGTGGCAGGCCCAGGATGTTCTGGGGTCTCCATGGTAGGCTCAGGGTGTTCTGGGGCCTCTGGGACAGACTCAGGGTGTCCTGGGGTCTCAGTGACAGACTCAGGGTGTTCTGAGGTCTCCGTGGCAGACCCAGGAAGTTCTGGGGCCTCTGGGACAGGCTCAGGGTGTTCTGGGGCCTCTGGGACAGGCTCAGGGTGTTCTGGGGCCTCTGGGACAGGCTCAGGGTGTTCTGGGGTCTCGGTGACAGACTCAGGGTGTTCTGGGGTCTCCATGGCAGATCCAGGATGTTCTGGGACCTCTGTGGCAGGCTCAGAGGGTTCTGGGGTCTCCGTGGCAGACCCAGGATGTTCTTGGGTCTCTGTGACAGGCTCAGGGTGTTCTGGGGCCTCTGTTNNNNNNNNNNGTTCTTGGGTCTCTGTGACAGGCTCAGGGTGTTCTGGGGCCTCTGTTACAGGCTCAGAGTGTCCTGGGGCCTCTGTGACAGACTCAGGGCGTCCTGAGGTCTCAGTGACAGACTCAGGGTGTTCTGGGGTCTCCATGACAGACCCAGGATGTTCTGGGGCTTCTGTGGCAAGCCCAGGATGTTCTGGGGTCTCCATGGCAGGCTCAGGGTGTTCTGGGGCCTCTGGGACAGACTCAGGGTGTCCTGGGGTCTCAGTGACAGGCTCAGGGTGTTCTGGGGCCTCTGGGACAGGCTCAGGGTGTTCTGGGGCCTCTGTGGTAGTCTTGGGGTGCTCCAGGGCTTCCGTGGCAACCTTGGGGCATTCTGGGGTCTTCGTGGCAGGCTGTGGGGGTTGTGCGGCCTCCGTGGCAGACTTGGGGGTGCCTGCAGTTCCCCTTGAGGCCCAGAGTGTACCAGTGTCTGCAGCTGGCTCCACGCCTTCCAGCTGGGCTTGGTTCCAGGCCGAAGGCTCCAGGCCTCCAGCGTGTCTTGTGTCCCTCTCCTCAGGTGCCGGCCTCGGTTCCAAGGTTGTTTGTCCTTCCTGCTGGGCTGCGGTGACCACAGGCTTGATCCTTGGGGTGTGTACGTGCAGCTTCTGAAGCCTGGCCGCAGCGGCAGGCCCCCGGCCCAAGGGGAGGCCTGTGTCCTGTGGGGGCCGGGCTGGGGCCACAGAGTCAGGGTCCTGGCCTGCTTCTTGCTTCAGGGTCTGCGGAGAGTCTGGGCTTGGTGTGAGGTCCCCCTCTTCTGGGGCAGTGCAAGGGGCCAGGCCTACGGCAGCGCCGTCCTCCAACTGCAGGGGCTGAAGTGTGACTGTGGCAACAGGCGCTGGGCCCAGGACggagccctcctcctccccccagtcCTGCGAGGTCACCCAGGGGTGGCCTGGGGCTTCCtgcagggtgggagcagggaccGCCCCTGTCTCCTGGGCACCCGGTTCGTGGCCCTCCATGGCCCAGCCGGCCTCTCCCTCAGAGATCCCAGGAGCGGGCAGCCCCCCAGGGCCATCCTGGAGCAGGGTGGCGGGCTGCGCATGGGGCTCCCCGCTGTACAGCCTCTCGTCGTCTGCCCCCGCATAGGAGGCAGAATCGGGGTCGGACGAGGCCGCTGAGGTGTCGTCCCGGAAGGCGAAGGCCTCGTCCATGCCCTCGGTGATGGAGAGGTCAGACAGTGACTGCAGGGAGGAGGCGAACGTGCTGTCGTCCTCGCCCTCCCCGGCTGGGTCCCCTGCAGAGTCCCggctgtcctcctcctcctcctcctcttcctccccctcttcctcctcctcaggggCCCTCGGCGTCACCTCCACGGCCTCCACCTGGAAGAGGAGGCTGCCCCGGAAAGGCAGGAGGGAGGCGGGGATCATTGGGTCGTTGGCCAGGAAGTCCAGCTCGAAGAAGTGGCCATCCTGGCCCCAGGAAGAGCTGCTGTCTGCCGAGATGCTGGACTCCGGGGACGGGGGCCCTGGGGGCCCGGCAGGGGACGGCTCCTGCTCGTCTGCCACAGACCCCGGCGGGGAGAAGCCCCAGCCTGAGGGGACGTCCAGCCCTTCGGGCGGGACCAGTAGACTCAGGGAACAGGACGGGGACGAGGCCCAGCTGTCGCCGTCCGCTGTGATGTAAGAGCCCGAGGGCGAGGCTGGCGGCGAGTCCCCCAGCTCAGCCTGGGTGTCCCGGGTGTCCCTGCGGGGCCCTGTGCCGAGGAGCAGGGCACAGGTGGTCtcggtgggggtggagggaggcgtGAAGTAGGAGTCGGGGTCTGGGGCAGGGCAAGGCACAGGAGAGTCACCCTGAGAACACAACTCGGAGGGTGGGTTCAGGCTGGGATGCCCACCTTCCCGGTCCCTGAGCTCTGGCAGGGCTGCCCTGGGTGGCGGGGGCGCCCGGCGGGTCTCCTCGCCCATCACGATCCGGGGCTCCAAGGTGGCTGGAGGGGGACCCCCGGCGGGCCGGGCTTCGggtggcccagggctggggctgccttCTGCGGGGACCGCCCAGGCGGAGGGGGTGCCGCGCGGCCCCGCATCCCAGCTGGCTCCCTCCGGCGGGGGCCGGGTGCCCGGCTTGCTGGGTAGGAACTCGAGGGCCAGGCCGCCAGGACCCGGGCTCAGGGCACAGTGCTCCAGCCGGTCCCCTCTAGGGGTGGAGGCCGAGGCCACATCACAGGATGACTCTGTGGGAAGAGAAGGGCGTGAGGAGGGTACGGGGTGTGGAGTGCAGGGCGGGTGGGAGAGTGACCTGGGGCCGCACCATCTGGCGTGGGGCGCAGCGCAGCAGCAAcgggggggatggggagtggcAGGGGGTCAGCCGAACACACTAATGGGCTTCTCTCTGAGGCtctgcaggggtgaggctggTACCCGTCTCCTTGGGTGCCAGCTGGCTGGCCCCCTGCCCTCAGTCTGTGACCTCTCGTGACCTCTAGGGAGAGGCCTCCGCATTCAGCTGCCCTGGGACAATGAAGGCCTCACAGCTCCTGTGAGGCGGGGGCCCGGGCCCTCTTCCTCATCCCTCTCCTCACTGCCCCGTGGGCACCTGAGGCCAGCCTGCCTGCTTGTAGCCGGCCCTGCCCCGTACCTGCTCCCAGAGCTGACGGGACAGGCCCTGGGCTGGAGCACACAGCGGGGGCAGCGCTGCAGTGGGAACGGGCCCTGGGGAGTCACGGGGGGCTGGAAGGGCTCCCCCCCTGCCCAGGAACACACGAGTGGGTCCCCTGGCAGTGTTAGGGAGGCTGCCTCTGGGGGTCCTGTTCTATGATGCTCACCTGCGATCACCCCCCAAGTACCTCTGTGCCCTGGCTTTCTGTCTGCAAAGTAGAGTATTTGCCAGGACTAGAGAGGAAACTTTCACAAAGGGGCAGCCCCCTCCCGGGCCTACCCGCGGGCCTGCAGCCGTGGCTGAGCCCGGGGCCCTTGGGCCACACCACTGGGATTCTCAGGTGGTGGGGGGACCCTGAGAAGCGGGTTCACAAGCTGGCTGCAGTGTGACAGACACCCAGGGCCTGGAGGTGGGTGTGGTGGGCGGGGTCGGGTGGAGTCGGGGCTCTTGGCACAGAGCCAGTGTGGTGCCCTTACCAACCTGcactggggcagggagagggcagagctgggccaaggggggaggggaagggaagccaAAGGTCAAAGGTTTTTGTAACCATCAAGGTCATCAAGCGGCCTGAGCAGAGCCAGCCTGAGACCCTGGGTCTGGGGAGTCCTAGCCTCCATCCACTTTACGGGACCCCAGAGGGAGACCGGGCCCCTGGGCCCAGGACTGGTCAAATTGCTGGGTGACTTCTATCCACAGCAAGGTGCCCATGGCCCTCCAGGACCCACACATGGCTGACCTCCGGCTGGTCACCCTGGCTGGCCCTCCCAGACCCAGGCAGACCCCCTCAGCCTCCACCAGCAGTGCTGGCCCGGCCTCTCTGAGGATGTGGGCCTGCGCCCCGGCCCTAGTTCCCCAGACCTTGCTCCCCCAGGGCACCCCGGCTCACAGCggcccctctgccttccccaggcTCCAGCTCCAGTCCTGCTCCGCAGACCCAGGCCCGACCAGTCACCGGCGCTGGGGTGGCCTTCAGGCATCTGAGGGTTCAGCTGagacctgagccgcccaggacTGCCTGACCCTGGGCTCCTCGAAGACAATGGGGCGGCGGCCCAGAGGGCGGGCGGTGGGCCCGCGAGCCCCAGAGCTGGGGGATGATCCCCACAAGGCCCCTCTGGCTCCTGGAGGACACCCGGgttccccctgcccttccccgcAGTCCTGAGTTGGGACTTGCGGGGCattgggtgggggcggggggggggtcaggaTTCAGGTGCTCGAAAGGGCAGGACTCCAAAAGGACCCGggaggggacggggaggggggctgggtaGAGAAGGGCGGAGAGGGACAggcggggagaggcggggggCGGCCGAGACGCACGCAGGAGCGAGACCTCACCTGTGCGGGGCCCGGGCCCGCCCGCCTCCGGCAGCAGCAACTCGGCGCGGGCAGCCTCCCCGGGCATGGCCTGACCGCGCGCCCTTCCCTCCGTGCCCGGTCTGTCCGTGTGTCCGTCAGGCTGAGCCTGCGCGGCCACCGCCCCtcggccggggggtgggggtcagcGGATGATGTCAGAGGCGCCCCGCCCGCTGGCGCCCCGAGTGAGCGTGCGCGTGCGCTCCGAGCACTGCGGAGGGCCGTGCAGGGGGGAGGCGCCGGGTGGGGgtgcagcctccctccctccctcgacCCAGGCTGCGCCCTCCTTCCGCGCCGCGCGGCCCCGCCTTTCCCGCAGCATCTCCGTCTTTAACGGGAGGAGCCCGACCCCATGGAGCATCACCCCTAAGCCGGGAactggcaggggcgggggcggggacggTCGCCAGAACTCGGGCTGCGGGGGCCTGGGCGCTCTGGGGGAGGCGGCGGCGCAGTCCTGGTGCCCGGCCTcctgcgccccccaccccttgcctccATCCCGGAGGTGAGCTGGAGCCGCAGCTCCACGCTGATTGGCTGGTCCTCGCCGTCGGTCTCCGTGGCAACCGCCTCCCGGCTCCATGGAAACCGGAGGGCAGGGAAACCGGTGGGAGCGCCGCGGGGCGGGCGGCCCCGAGGGAGGGGGAGCCGCGGCCAACCCCAGTTCCCGCCCCGGTCCCCGTGCCCCCCGCCGCTGGGCTCTCGGGCGGAGGAAGAGGAGACACGCCTTCCTCGTCCCGGAGGCCGCCCGGGCCACACCCCAGGGGCGACAGCGCTCTCGAGCCTCCCTGATCTGTGCCCTCACTCCCACCCAGGCCCTCCCGCGCTCACACCCGCCCAGTGCCAGGCTCCGGCCCGGGGACACAGATGACCATTGTCACCACCCCTGAGCTGGGTGCAGGCAGGGAATCAGAGCGGCGGTTGtcgcgggtgggggtggggggagtgtccCCCACCTTGTCTGCTGCTGGCGCGACCCCAGACGCAGCGTGGGGCTGGCTCTCTGCGTCCTGCACCCTGTCACCTGCTGGCGATGCCGGCGACCCGTCccctcgtccccccccccccccccccccatgggctccccttctcttcctctcctcccccacacccttCATCCACACCTCCCAGGCTTTCCTAAGTTGCCTCCTTCTAGGGCCCTTCACCCTTTGCCTTGGCAGACCCCCTCCTAGCTCCCACTGCCCTGCAGACCCCCTACCATCTGGACAACACAGATTTTCCAGAAACCCAAAGTCCTTCAGCAGTCCTGAGGGGCTTCCAGTCTGGGCATAG
The Panthera uncia isolate 11264 chromosome A2, Puncia_PCG_1.0, whole genome shotgun sequence genome window above contains:
- the NACAD gene encoding NAC-alpha domain-containing protein 1, giving the protein MPGEAARAELLLPEAGGPGPRTESSCDVASASTPRGDRLEHCALSPGPGGLALEFLPSKPGTRPPPEGASWDAGPRGTPSAWAVPAEGSPSPGPPEARPAGGPPPATLEPRIVMGEETRRAPPPPRAALPELRDREGGHPSLNPPSELCSQGDSPVPCPAPDPDSYFTPPSTPTETTCALLLGTGPRRDTRDTQAELGDSPPASPSGSYITADGDSWASSPSCSLSLLVPPEGLDVPSGWGFSPPGSVADEQEPSPAGPPGPPSPESSISADSSSSWGQDGHFFELDFLANDPMIPASLLPFRGSLLFQVEAVEVTPRAPEEEEEGEEEEEEEEDSRDSAGDPAGEGEDDSTFASSLQSLSDLSITEGMDEAFAFRDDTSAASSDPDSASYAGADDERLYSGEPHAQPATLLQDGPGGLPAPGISEGEAGWAMEGHEPGAQETGAVPAPTLQEAPGHPWVTSQDWGEEEGSVLGPAPVATVTLQPLQLEDGAAVGLAPCTAPEEGDLTPSPDSPQTLKQEAGQDPDSVAPARPPQDTGLPLGRGPAAAARLQKLHVHTPRIKPVVTAAQQEGQTTLEPRPAPEERDTRHAGGLEPSAWNQAQLEGVEPAADTGTLWASRGTAGTPKSATEAAQPPQPATKTPECPKVATEALEHPKTTTEAPEHPEPVPEAPEHPEPVTETPGHPESVPEAPEHPEPAMETPEHPGLATEAPEHPGSVMETPEHPESVTETSGQAPEHPEPVTETQEHPGSATETPEPSEPATEVPEHPGSAMETPEHPESVTETPEHPEPVPEAPEHPEPVPEAPEHPEPVPEAPELPGSATETSEHPESVTETPGHPESVPEAPEHPEPTMETPEHPGPATETPEHPGPATEAPEHPGSVTETPEHPESVTETPGHPESVTEAPEHPGPVTETPGHPESVTEAPEHPGPVTETPEHSKPVTEALEHSEPVIEAPECSELATEAPEHSEPVTEAPEHPESVTETPEHPEPVTETPEHAGPVTESPDHSEPVTDALEHSEPVTEILEHPGPAMEAPEYPEAVTEALEHPGPVTKTPKHSERVTEALEHSEPTTDALELPEPMEALEHPKTTTEAPEHPESIPETPEHPGPATEALEHSEPATETTECPEAATETQEQPEPATETLEHPEPATEAPEHPEPAMEAPEHPQPAREAPEHSEPAMEAPEHSEPAMEALEHPKTTTETPEHPESIPETPDHPGPAMEAPEYPEPTTEALEHSEPTTETTECPEAATETREQAELATEAPEQPESGTEAPEQPEPGTEAPEQPEPGTEAPEHPEAGTEAPEQPEPAIEAPEHTDPAKEAPKHPEPATEAPEHPEPAKEAPEHPEPAKEAPEHPEPTKEAPEHPEPATEAPEHPEPATEAXXXPEPATEAPEHPEPATEALEHSEPAMEVLELPRPIVAALEPPEPAREALECPEPATEAMAPPTPVSAGEEAVAVLLAPEQGTHPGARVRTAHTAGSCSAPKEALGGENSRAGGLEPAPQGARRAHPAARPEVGQRANQGLGFPLSVTSEAGPGSSAESPLRSASRPGRGCPKEPTPHAPAPCLQREPVPGPGSGAWAQVAPGAPSSSPAQSLESPAGGPPSVPWDRVLGPEPSAPRVPTEALLAPCPCQGPREDSVEGKEPSGSPGLQPPRAGAQRAAATFSGTTKPPGAGHRVGLLPHSPLLSPKTAPVGDTHAKDQAWRLSPPCQVPPGPRGLPAAEQQDDQDSLEEDSPPRAPGSGQGSAQHSDSHGESSAEPEEQELSGAQGAQCPAQAPASGGSEETVAKAKQSRSEKKARKAMSKLGLRQIQGVTRITIQKSKNILFVIAKPDVFKSPASDTYVVFGEAKIEDLSQQVHRAAAEKFKVPTETSALVPESTPGPLVRPECEEEEEEEEEEEVDEAGLELRDIELVMAQANVSRARAVRALRDNQSDIVNAIMELTM